The window GTGCGCTCGTCACGCAAGGTGGTCAGCCGTGTGGCGGCCAGCGGGTGGTTGACGACACGCACATCCATGCGCAGAGACTGTATGCGGCCTGCTAGTGCAAGGGTGTCCAGACGGCGTCGTTAGGCTGTCCGGCATGGCTGCTGAGCTCGTTCCGGTCCGCTTGGGTGTGACCGCTGGTGACCTGTACACACTGTGGGCCCCGCGCTGGCGCGACGCCGGCGACGAGTGGGAGGCGTTCCTCGGCAAGGACGACGACCTCTACGCCTTCGAATCGGTGGCCGACCTGGTCGCGTTCGTGCGGACCAACACCGACAACGACCTGGCCGACCACCCGGCGTGGGAGGCTCTGGCCGCGGCGAATGCGCACAAGCTCGAGCCGCGGGAGAACCGGCATGCCGACCTGATCGCCGTCGAGGAGCTGCTGGCCGACAAGCCAACCGAGGAGTCGGTGACCACGCTGGCCAACACGCTGGCTGTGGTGTCGTCGATCGGTTCGGTGTGCGAACTGCCCGCAGTCACCCGCTTCTTCAACGGCAACCCCAACCTCGGCCTGGTGGCCGGCGGCATCGAGCAGTTCACCGGTAAGGCGGGGCTCAAGCGCTGGAGCAATATCGGTGACATCGTGGCGCGGGGCTGGGACGGCGTGCTGGCGGCGATCGACGAGGTGATCTCCACGCCGGACGTCGACGAGCGGGCCTCCAAGCTGGCCGCCGACGAACTGACCGAACCGTACGAAGAGGAGATCGACGAGGAGGATATCGCCGACTCCGAAGACGGCGACGAGGATTCCGAGTCGGCGGTCGAGGCCGCCCCGCACGCGGCCGTGGTGCTCGCCAGCGACGAGGACTTCTGGGCCGAGGTCGGAATCGACCCGGTGCGGATCATGACGGCCGGCGGCACGCTGTACACGCTGCGCTGCTACTTCGACGACCGGCCGATCTTCCTCGGCCGCAACGGCCGCATCAGCGTGTTCGGATCCGAGCGGGCACTGGCCCGGTACCTGGCCGACGAGCACGACCACGACCTGTCCGACCTGAGTACCTACGACGACATCCGCACCGCGGCCACCGACGGCTCGCTGCGCGTCGAGGTCACCGACGACAACATCTACGTGCTGACCGGGCTGTCCGACGACATCTCCGACGGGCCGGACGCCATCGACCGCGATCAGCTCGAGCTGGCCGTGGAGCTGGTTCGCGACGTCGGGGACTACTCCGAGGAAGACACCGTCGACCGGCTGCTCGGTGACGACCGTTCGCTGGGCAAGCTGGTCAACTATGTGCTTGAGCCCGACGAGCACCCGCGCCCCGGCGCCCCGTACGCGGCGGCGGTCAAGGAGTGGGAAGAGCTGGAACGCTTCGTGGAGTCGCGGCTGCGCCGCGAGTGACGATGAGTTGAGTCCGGCCGAGCAGTCAGTACCGGCATGATCAATCGACACGTCACCGTTCCCGGGGCCACCCTGCACTACGAGATCCGCGGCGAGGGACCGCTGCTGCTGGTGATCGGCTCACCGATGGGCGCCGCGGAGTTCGCCCCGCTGGCCGAGGCCTTGGCGGGCGATCACACCGTGGTCACCTACGACCCGCGGGGACACGGCACGAGCGCCACCTCCGCCCCGGACGACGACGCCACCCCCGATCAGCGCGCCGACGACGTCGCGGCAATCCTCGACGACCTGGGTGCGGCCGACGCCGACGTGCTGGTGGCCGGCCGTGCCGACCGGGTCCGGACGCTGGTGGCCCACGAACCGCCGCTGCTGGAGTTGTTGCCCGATGCCGAGCAGCAGCGCGGCGCGACCGATGCGATCGTCGACACGTTCCGCGCCGAGGGCTTCGGTCCCGCGTGGCACCGGTTCATGGTCACCGCTTCTTCGAACACGAACTGCGGCCGACGACCAGGTATCTACCCGACAGAGGGGCGCTGTCGGCGCACCACATCGTGGTGGGGGTCGGCGAGGACTCCGGACACCCCCTCACCTACCGCACCAGCGTCGAGCTCGCCGAACTGCTGGGGGTCAAAGTTGCGGAGTTCCCGGGAGACCACGGCGGATTCCTCGGGGCGCCAACCCAATTCGCAGACCGGCTGCGAGAGGTCCTGATTCGGCCGCGTCCGGAGTGAGGGGCGCAAGCTCGTCGGTGTCGGTGTCGGTGTCGGACTCCAGTGGCGCGACCGAACCCTCGGCGGCGGCCGCCGCGCGGGCGGCCAACTTGGCCTCCTGGTACTTCACCCGCGGGGGCTGGGAGGGCCACCAGTTCGCTTCTCCGACAAGGACAGCCATCGCCGGAACTGTGAGCGTCCGCACGATGAAGGTGTCCAACAGCAGGCCGACACCGATCACGAAGCCCATCTGCACGGCGGTGAGAATGCTGCTGACGGTGATGGCCAGCATCGACGCAGCGAAGATCAGGCCCGCCGACGTGATCACTCCGCCCGTCGCGCCGACCGTCCGGATAACGGCCGAGCGCACCCCGTACTTCGCCTCATCCCGGATCCGCGATATCAACAGCAGGTTGTAGTCGGCGCCGACGGCCACCAGGACCATGAAAGCCATTCCGGGCACACCCCAGGACAGTTCCTGCTTGAGGATGAGCTGGAACACCACGACCCCGATGCCGAGCGCCGCGCCGTACGAAAGCACCACCGAGACAACGAGATACAGCGGTGCGACCAGTGCGCGCAGCAGCACGACCAAGATCAGGAACACCACGACCAGGGTCATGATCATGATGTAACGGATGTCGCCGTTGTAATAGCTGCGAACGTCGGCGTTGATCGAAGACAAGCCGACCATAGAAATGGTGGCACCATCGAGCATCGTATTAGGGCGTGCGCTGTTGGCGGTGTCGACAATGGCCGTGACCTGGTCCATCGCCTGGGTACTGAACGGGTTCAGGGCGGTTTGAACCAGGTATCGGGCAGAATGTCCGTCCTCCGAGATGAACAGTTTGGCGGCCTTCTTGAACTCGTCCTGGCTGAGGATCTGCGGGGGAATGTAGAAGCCGGACATCGGCGGGTCGGCGGCCTCCCGCTTCATCGCCAGTAGGAACGCCGAAGCCTGGTCCAACCCGTTTCCAAGGTTGCGCGTCTGGTCGACCAGAAGCTGGACACCCATTGCCAGTTGACGACTCGAATCGGCCAGCAGGTTCGCCCCCTGGACCGCGTCGTTGATCTTCTTCTCCACGCCGCCCGGTTCGCCTACGCCCAGGGATCGCGCGGCGGTCGTGGCCTTTTGGATGTTCTGGCCGAGCGTCTTCACCAGGTCGTCGAGCTTCTCGGTCCCGTTCGTCGCCTGCAACTGGCGGCCGATGTCGGCGATTGCCGCCATCGCCGGGGTGTTGCTCGAATCGACGATGCGCTGCAGATCCGAGCGGGACGCCACGCACTCGGGATCGGCGTCGCATTGCGGACTCTGGTTGAGCGCGTTGACCAACGGGGTCGCCCAATCGGTCACATCACTGATCCGGGCCACGTTGAGGCCCAGCGCGTCGCCAAGCGAGCGCATGCTGCCCAGCAGTGCCGCCGTCTTGTCGAGCTGGTTGAGCGTGGTGGCTCCGCCGTACTTGCGGGACATGTCGTCCAGCGCGCTGGCCAGCCCGCGCACGCTGACAATGGAACCCACCAGCTGGTTGCGGATCTGGTTCAGCACGTCGGCCATCTTGTCGGCGCCGCCGGTGAGCTGCGACAGCTTGTCGTCGTTGGTCGCGATCAGGTCCGACGCCTCACCGAGCTTGGTTCCCACCTCACCGGCCTGATACGTGGCCTTGGCCTGTTCGAGCATCTGCCCGGTCGGCCGGGTGAGACCCCGCACCATGTCGATGTTGGGCAGCTGCGCCACCCGGGCAGCCATCTGCTCCATGTCGGCCAGCGCCTTGGGGCTACGCAGATCGTTCGGTGACTGGATGAAGAGGAACTGCTGGAGGGTGCTGCTGATCGGGAAGTGCTTGTCCATCACCTGATAGCTGCGATTGCTCTCCGAATCAGGCGGCAGGTTCTTGCGGTCGTCGTAGTTGAACTTGGTCAGCGCGGTACATGCGGCCAGGGCTCCCAGAATGATGACGCTGGTGACGAGGTACAGGGCAGGCCTGCGGACGATCTGAATGCCGGACCGCCGCCACATCCGGCGAGTGAGGTCCTTGCGTTGCTTGACCCAGCCGCGCCGGCCGGCGAGCACGATCAGCGCCGGGAGCAGCGTGATCGCGGCGAGGAAGCCGACGGTGATGGTGACCGCCAGGACTGGGCCCACTGTCGAGAAGATCGCCAGTTTGGTGAACGACATCCCGAGGAAGGTCAGGGCGACGGTGCCCGCCGACCCGGCGATCACCTCGCCGATGGAGACCAGTGCCTCGACCAGCGCGTCGTCGGACGCCATGCCGGTCTTGAGGAGTTCCTGGTAGCGGCTGTAGAGGAAGACGGCGTAGTCGATCCCGGCGCCCATCATCATGCCGGTCATCAGGACGATGGTCTGGCTTCCAACGCCGAGCCCCAACTCGCCGAGACCGGCCACCAACTGCTGCGCAACGACGAGCGAGACGCCGATCGTGATCAGCGGCATGATCATGGCGACGAGACTGCGGTAGACGATGATGAGGATCCCGAACACCATGACGACGGTGACCGCCTCGATCAGGTGCTGGTCTTTCACGCCGACTTCATTGAGATCCTCGAACGTCGCCGCGCCGCCGACCACGTTGACCTGCAGCGACGACCCCGCGGTCGCGTCTTTCACCGTCTTGGCGAAATTGCGGTACGCCTCCTGACCCGACGGGGTGCCCATGGTGCCGGCCAGGCTGACCGGCAAGTTCCACGCCTTCTGGTCCTTGCTGGTCATGACTTCGCGCAACTCGGGGATGCGGACGAAGTCCTGAAGAGACGTCACATTCTTCGTGTCGGCCCTGAGCTTGTCCACGAGGTTGCGATACGTCGCCTCGTCCGCCGGCGTCAGGCCGTTCTCGTTGCTGAGAATGATCGCCGAGAAGTTGCCGGTGTCGGCCTCCTTGAAGGCCTTCTGCATCTCCTGACCGGTGACCAGGACCGGAGCGTTCTTCGGCAGGAAGTCCGGCGTCTTCTCCGCAGCCACCACCGCGAGCGGCCGAATGAGGATGAACAGTGCCCCGGCAAGGGCGATCCAAGCCGCGATGACCAGCAAAGGGTGACGGACAATGATCCGCCCCAGGCCGTGGAAAAAACGATCTGCGGACACGCCTTTGAAGATGGCGCGCTTGGACATCATTCCAAGTTACATGGAGCGGCTGTCAATAACGGTATCGCTGCAGCTCAGTGGCCGCAACGTTCCGGTATCGAGAATTGTCACACCCCGCTGGCATACTCGAACACATGTTCGATAGTCCTGCCGAGCTGCTCACCCGGATGGGGCACGCGGCCCGCTCCGAGGCGATGGCGGCGGCCAACAAGCTGGACGCCATCGGCGAGCTGTACGCGCTGCGGCTCACTCAGCACGGCGAACGCGAACAGTGGGCGATCGACACCGATGACGCGGTGGCGGCCGAAGTCGCCGCGGCGCTGCGTACCAGCGTCGCGATGGGCCGCAGCAATCTGCGGTACGCCCGCGCCATGCGGGAGCAACTTCCCCTGGTCGCCGACACCTTCCGGGCTGGTGACATCGACTTCAGGCTGTTTCGCGTCATCGTCTACCGGACCGAGCTGGTGACCGACGAGACCGCACGCGCGGCGGTTGACGCCCAGTTGGCGGCGCGTGCGCGGCGCTGGCAATCAATGACCTCGCACCGGCTGGCCGCAGCGGTGGACCGCGTCGTGGCCAAGGTCGATCGTGACGCCGTCCGGCGCAGCCGAGAGGACATCGCCGACCGTCGGTTCGACGTCACCGCCAGCGAAACAGGGTTCTCCTATCTGAACGGCGTCGTGTTCGCCACCGCCGGGGAGGCACTGGACCGGCGGCTGAACGAACTGGCCGCCACCGTGTGCCCGGATGATCCCCGGACAGTGGCACAGCGGCGGGCGGACGCCCTGGGTGCGCTCGCGGCCGGTGCCGACCAGCTGGCGTGCGGGTGTGGCCGCGCCGAGTGCGACCTGAGCTCCGCACGCGGACAGCGCAGCGGGGTGGTGGTGCACGTCGTGGCAAACCAGTCCGCCCTGGACGGCTCCAGCGAGAACCCGGCCATGGTCCAGGGCAACGGCCTCATCCCCGCCGAGGTGCTCCGCGAACTGGCCCGATCGGCGAAGCTGCAGCCCCTGACCGTCCCGGTCGACGCACCTCCCGAGCCGAGATATCACCCGTCGACGAAGCTCGCCGACTTCGTTCGTGCTCGCGACTTGACGTGCCGGGCGCCGGGCTGCGATCGACCGGCGACCCATTGCGACGTGGACCATACGATTCCGCACAGCGCGGGCGGACCCACGCACGCGTCCAACCTGAAGTGCCTTTGCCGTTTTCATCATTTGCTCAAGACGTTCTGGGGCTGGAGCGACAAACAGCTGCCAGACGGCACGGTCATCTGGACGGCTCCGTCCGGTCACACCTACGTGACCACACCCGGTAGTGCCCTGTTGTTCCCGTCGCTGACGGTGCCGACCGGCGACCTGCCGGTACCCTCTAAGCGCGCTGAGGACGACTGTGGTGAGCGAGCCGCGATGATGCCCAAGCGCAGGCGCAGCCGACGCCAGGAGCGAACTGCCGGGATTCGCGCCGAGCGGGCCGGCAACCGTCGACGACGCGACCCCGTGCCACCCCAGCCCGGTGACGAACCGCCGCCGTTCTAGCCGATGAGCACCGCGTAGCGGGGCTTGATCACTTCGTCGATGATCGCCAGCCGTTCGTCGAAGTGGATGAAGGCCGACTTCATCGCGTTGATGGTGAACCGTTCCAGGTCACTCCATCCGTAACCGAAAGCCTCGACGAGCCGCAGCATCTCCTGGCTCATGGTGGTGTCGCTCATCAGCCGGTTGTCGGTGTTGACCGTGACCCGGAATCGCAGTCGAGCCAGCAGGTCGAACGGGTGGTTTTCGATGCTCTCCACCGCGCCGGTCTGCACATTGGAGCTCGGACACATCTCCAGCGGGACGCGCTTGTCACGCAGGATGGCCGCGAGCCGGCCCAGCACAGCGGTGCCGTCGGGCAGCACCTCGATGTCGTCGACGATCCGCACCCCATGCCCCAGCCGGTCTGCCCCGCAGAACGCCAGGGCCTCGTGGATGGACGGGAGGCCGAATGCCTCGCCGGCATGAATGGTGAAGCGCGCGTTGTTGCCGCGCATGTACTCGAACGCGTCGAGATGACGAGTCGGAGGGTAACCCGCCTCGGCGCCGGCGATGTCGAAGCCGACGACACCCTTGTCGCGGAACCGGATCGCCAGCTCGGCGATCTCGCGTGAGCGCGCGGCGTGCCGCATGGCCGTCACCAGGCAGCGCACCACGATCACGTGCCCTTCGGCCGCCGCGGCCTTCTCTCCGTCGGCGAAGCCGGCCAGCACCGCGTCGACCACGTCGTCCAGGGACAGCTCTGCGGCGATGTGCAGCTCCGGGGCGAACCGCACCTCGGCGTACACCACGCTGTCGGCGGCCAGGTCCTCCACGCATTCGAAGGCCACCCGGTGCAGCGCCTCCGGGGTCTGCATCACCGCGACGGTGTGCGCGAACGGTTCGAGGTAGCGCACCAGCGAACCGCTGTGCGCGGCGGTGCGAAACCAGGTCGCCAGGGTGGCCTCGTCGGTGGTAGGCAGATCGTCGTAGCCGATCTGCCCGGCGATGTCGAGCACGGTCGACGGCCGCAGCCCGCCGTCGAGGTGGTCGTGCAGCAGGGCCTTCGGCGCCCGGCCGATCATCTCTAGCGTCAGCGGTGTGGTCATCAGGCGATCCGATCGATGATCAGCGGGCGGATGGGTTCGGCGCCGTCGACGATGCTCCAGCCGCCGTCGAGTTCGGCCATCGCGGCGGCGATCCGCTCCGGGGTGTCGGTGTACAGGGTGAACAACGGCTCCCCGGCGGCGACCGGTTCACCGGGACGGCGGTGGATGCGCACACCAGCTCCGAACTGCACGCGCTGCCCCGGGCGGGCCCGGCCCGCGCCGAGCCGCCACACCGTCAGCCCCACCGCCATCGCGTCAATGTCCCCCATTGTGCCGCTCCGGGGTGCCGTCACGGTCTCGGAATGAGCACCGATCGGCAGCGGTGCGGCCAGGTCACCGCCCTGTGCGGCGACCAGCGCCCGGAACCGATCCATCGCCGTCCCGTCCTGCAGCGTCTGCGCGGGATCGACGCCGTCCAGACCGGCCAGCTCGACCATCTCCTGCGCCAGTCGCACCGTCAGCTCCACCACGTCCGACGGACCGCCGCCGGCCAGCACCTCCAGTGACTCGGCCACCTCGAGGGCGTTTCCGACCGTCCGTCCGAGCGGCACGTTCATGTCGGTCAACACTGCCAGCGTCGGCACCCCGTGCGCCTTGCCCAGCTCCACCATGGTGGCTGCCAGCTCGCGCGATTCGGCCTCGGTCTTGAGGAACGCCCCGCGGCCGACCTTGACGTCGAGCACCAGAGAATCGGCGCCTTCGGCGAGCTTCTTGCTCATCACCGAGCTGGCGATCAGCGGCAGCGACTCCACCGTCGCGGTGACGTCGCGTAGTGCATAGATCTTGCGGTCGGCGGGAGCCAGCTCGCCTGCTGCGAAGATGGCCGCACCGATCTCCGAGAGCTGTTGGCGCACTTGGGCGTTGGAGAGTTCTGCGGTGAAACCGGGAATCGACTCCAGCTTGTCCAGGGTGCCGCCGGTGTGCCCGAGACCGCGACCGGCCGCCTGCGGCACTGCCGCGCCGCAAGCGGCGATCACCGGAACCAGCGGGATGGTGATCTTGTCGCCCACCCCGCCTGTCGAGTGCTTGTCCACCGTGGGCAGCCGGTGTCCGTCACGGCGCAGATCGCTGAAATCCAGGTGCACACCGGAGGCCACCATCGCGGTGGTCCACCGCGAGATCTCGGCACGGTCCATGCCCCGCAGGAAGATCGCCATCAACAGCGCCGACATCTGCTCGTCGGCGACCCGGCCGTGGGTGTAGGCGTCGATCACCCAGTCGATCGCCTCGTCGGACAACCGCCCCCCGTCGCGCTTGGCCCGAATAACCGTCGGAGCGTCGAATGTGAACTGGGTCACGGCTTTTCCCGATGCACCCGGGCAAGATCGGCGGGCCCGAACGCCTCGGGCAGCAGCTCGGCCAACCTGACCGGACCCCCGGCGTGATCGATCAACAACTCCGGGCCGCCGTGCTCGAGAAGCACCTGCCGGCACCGGCCGCAGGGCATCAGCGCGGCCCCCGTCGCATCCACCACCGCCAGGGCCAGCAGCCGCCCGCCCCCGCCGGAGACCAAATCGCACACCACCGCGCACTCGGCACAGAGGCCTAGGCCGTATGAGACATTCTCCACATTGCAGCCCACCACGATCCGGCCGTCGTCGGCCAGGGCGGCCGCCCCCACCGGGAACTTCGAATACGGCGCATAGGCGCGGGTATATACCTCGGTTGCCTTGTCGCGCAGGTCATTCCAATCGACCGAGATCACCATGCGCCAGTCACCGCACCGCTACCGAATGCATTCACCCTGCCACCTCGGAACGCTCGGCGGGGAGGTTCGGGCGGGCCGGATCGGCTGCGTCGCCACCCCGTGTCACTGCAACGTAATTCTTTAGACAATACAAACGGCATTAGAGTCCACCCAAAACCTCAAACGAAGGCGTTGGAGGCCTGATGAGTACAGCCGCACCGGTCGTACCGGCGCCGCGCGACAAGTCGTCCCGCAGACGACGGACCCTCTACCGCGGCGACCCGGGCATGTGGTCGTGGGTTCTGCACCGCGTCACCGGTGCGACCATCTTCTTTTTCCTCTTCGTCCACGTCCTCGACACCGCCCTGGTCCGGGTCAGCCCGCAGGCCTACAACGAGGTCGTCGAAACCTACAAGACCCCGATCGTCGGCCTGATGGAGATCGGCCTGGTGGCCGCACTGCTCTATCACGCACTCAACGGCGTACGGATCACCCTGATCGACTTCTGGTGGAAGGGCCCGCGCTACCAGCGCCAGATGCTGTGGGCCGTGGCCGCGGTCTGGCTGCTGGTGATGGTGCCATCGCTGGTCATCATCGGCATGCACATGGCGGAGCGGTTCCTGTGACCGCGCCCGAGAGCCGGCTCGGCCCGCCGGCCCCGATCCTGGAACGCAACCACGACCGGCCCGCCAGTCTGGACAACCCGCGCGCCCCTCGCCACCGCGCCGGAATGCCCAACTTCGAGAAGTACGCATGGCTGTTCATGCGGTTCTCCGGCGTGGTCCTGATCTTCCTGGCGCTGGGGCACCTGTTCATCGGGCTGATGTGGGACGGCGGGGTGTACCGCATCGACTTCACCTACGTGGCGCAGCGCTGGGCCTCGCCGTTCTGGCAGACCTGGGACCTGCTGCTGCTATGGCTGGCCCAGCTTCACGGCGGCAACGGTATGCGCACGATCATCTCCGACTACGCACGCAAGGACTCCACGAGATTCTGGCTGAACTCGCTGCTGGTGGTTTCGATGCTCATCGTGCTGGTGGTGGGCACCTACGTGCTGCTGACCTTCGACCCGAACATCAGTTAGAGGCAAAACGATGATTCGCGAGCACAAGTACGACGTCCTCATCGTCGGTGCCGGCGGCGCGGGCATGCGCGCCGCCGTCGAGGCCGGCCCGCGGGCGCGCACCGCGGTACTGACCAAGCTGTACCCGACCCGCAGCCACACCGGCGCGGCGCAGGGCGGCATGTGCGCGGCGCTGGCCAACGTCGAAGAGGACAACTGGGAGTGGCACACCTTCGACACGGTCAAGGGCGGCGACTACCTCGCCGACCAGGACGCCGTCGAGATCATGTGCAAGGAAGCCATCGACGCGGTCCTCGACCTGGAGAAGATGGGCATGCCGTTCAACCGCACCCCGGAGGGCCGCATCGACCAGCGCCGGTTCGGCGGGCACACCCGCGATCACGGCAAGGCCCCGGTGCGCCGGGCCTGCTATGCCGCCGACCGCACCGGCCACATGATCCTGCAGACGCTGTACCAGAACTGCGTCAAGCACGACGTGGAGTTCTTCAACGAGTTCTACGCGCTCGACCTGGTGCTGACCGAGACGCCGAGTGGGCCGATCGCCACCGGCGTGGTCGCCTACGAACTGGCCACCGGTGACATCCACGTCGTCCGCGCAAAGGCCATCGTGCTGGCCACCGGCGGCTCGGGCCGGATGTACAAGACCACCTCCAACGCCCACACGTTGACCGGTGACGGCCTGGGCATCATCTTCCGCAAGGGACTTCCCTTGGAGGACATGGAGTTTCACCAGTTCCACCCGACGGGTCTGGCCGGTCTGGGAATCCTGATCTCCGAGGCGGTGCGCGGCGAGGGCGGCCGGTTGCTCAACGGCGAGGGCGAGCGGTTCATGGAGCGCTACGCCCCGACGATCGTGGACCTCGCCCCGCGCGACATCGTCGCCCGGTCCATGGTGCTCGAGGTGCTGAAAGGCCGCGGGGCCGGTCCACACAAGGACTACGTCTACATCGACGTGCGCCACCTCGGCGAGGACGTGCTCGAGGCGAAACTGCCCGACATCACCGAGTTCGCCCGCACCTACCTCGGTGTCGACCCGGTCACCGAACTGGTCCCGGTCTACCCGACCTGTCACTACCTCATGGGCGGTATCCCGACCACGGTGATCGGACAGGTGCTGCGGGACAACACCAACGTCGTGCCAGGGCTGTACGCGGCCGGTGAGTGCGCGTGTGTGTCGGTGCACGGAGCCAACCGCCTGGGCACCAATTCGCTGCTGGACATCAACGTGTTCGGGCGCCGGGCGGGCACCGCAGCCGCGAATTATGCGCTGGGCCATGACCATGTCGACCTACCGCCGAATCCGGCCGGCATGGTCGTCGACTGGGTGGCCACCATCTTCAACGAGCACGGCAACGAACGGGTCGCCGACATCCGCAGCGAGTTGCAGCAGTCGATGGACAACAACGCCGCGGTGTTCCGCACCGAGGAGACCCTCAAGCAGGCGCTCACCGACATTCACGCGCTCAAGGAGCGTTACTCGCGAATCACGGTGCACGACAAGGGCAAGCGCTACAACAGCGACCTGCTCGAGGCCATCGAGCTGGGCTTCCTGCTGGAGCTGGCGGAGGTCACCGTGCGCAGCGCGCTCAACCGCAAGGAGTCCCGCGGCGGGCATGCCCGCGAGGACTACCCCAACCGCGACGACACGAACTTCATGCGGCACACCATGGCCTACAAGGAAGGTTCGGAGCTGCTGAGCGACGTGCGGCTGGACTACAAGCCGGTGGTGCAGACCCGCTACGAGCCGATGGAGCGCAAGTACTGATGACGATCACGCCAGAAGTCGACACCCGCGAGTCCGCGCTGCCGCCGATCCCCGACGGGGCGGTGATGGTGACGCTGAAGATCGCCCGGTTCAACCCCGACGACCCGGATGCCGCCGGTTTCCAGAG is drawn from Candidatus Mycolicibacterium alkanivorans and contains these coding sequences:
- a CDS encoding alpha/beta fold hydrolase, coding for MINRHVTVPGATLHYEIRGEGPLLLVIGSPMGAAEFAPLAEALAGDHTVVTYDPRGHGTSATSAPDDDATPDQRADDVAAILDDLGAADADVLVAGRADRVRTLVAHEPPLLELLPDAEQQRGATDAIVDTFRAEGFGPAWHRFMVTASSNTNCGRRPGIYPTEGRCRRTTSWWGSARTPDTPSPTAPASSSPNCWGSKLRSSRETTADSSGRQPNSQTGCERS
- a CDS encoding MMPL/RND family transporter — protein: MSKRAIFKGVSADRFFHGLGRIIVRHPLLVIAAWIALAGALFILIRPLAVVAAEKTPDFLPKNAPVLVTGQEMQKAFKEADTGNFSAIILSNENGLTPADEATYRNLVDKLRADTKNVTSLQDFVRIPELREVMTSKDQKAWNLPVSLAGTMGTPSGQEAYRNFAKTVKDATAGSSLQVNVVGGAATFEDLNEVGVKDQHLIEAVTVVMVFGILIIVYRSLVAMIMPLITIGVSLVVAQQLVAGLGELGLGVGSQTIVLMTGMMMGAGIDYAVFLYSRYQELLKTGMASDDALVEALVSIGEVIAGSAGTVALTFLGMSFTKLAIFSTVGPVLAVTITVGFLAAITLLPALIVLAGRRGWVKQRKDLTRRMWRRSGIQIVRRPALYLVTSVIILGALAACTALTKFNYDDRKNLPPDSESNRSYQVMDKHFPISSTLQQFLFIQSPNDLRSPKALADMEQMAARVAQLPNIDMVRGLTRPTGQMLEQAKATYQAGEVGTKLGEASDLIATNDDKLSQLTGGADKMADVLNQIRNQLVGSIVSVRGLASALDDMSRKYGGATTLNQLDKTAALLGSMRSLGDALGLNVARISDVTDWATPLVNALNQSPQCDADPECVASRSDLQRIVDSSNTPAMAAIADIGRQLQATNGTEKLDDLVKTLGQNIQKATTAARSLGVGEPGGVEKKINDAVQGANLLADSSRQLAMGVQLLVDQTRNLGNGLDQASAFLLAMKREAADPPMSGFYIPPQILSQDEFKKAAKLFISEDGHSARYLVQTALNPFSTQAMDQVTAIVDTANSARPNTMLDGATISMVGLSSINADVRSYYNGDIRYIMIMTLVVVFLILVVLLRALVAPLYLVVSVVLSYGAALGIGVVVFQLILKQELSWGVPGMAFMVLVAVGADYNLLLISRIRDEAKYGVRSAVIRTVGATGGVITSAGLIFAASMLAITVSSILTAVQMGFVIGVGLLLDTFIVRTLTVPAMAVLVGEANWWPSQPPRVKYQEAKLAARAAAAAEGSVAPLESDTDTDTDELAPLTPDAAESGPLAAGLRIGLAPRGIRRGLPGTPQL
- a CDS encoding adenosine deaminase, producing MTTPLTLEMIGRAPKALLHDHLDGGLRPSTVLDIAGQIGYDDLPTTDEATLATWFRTAAHSGSLVRYLEPFAHTVAVMQTPEALHRVAFECVEDLAADSVVYAEVRFAPELHIAAELSLDDVVDAVLAGFADGEKAAAAEGHVIVVRCLVTAMRHAARSREIAELAIRFRDKGVVGFDIAGAEAGYPPTRHLDAFEYMRGNNARFTIHAGEAFGLPSIHEALAFCGADRLGHGVRIVDDIEVLPDGTAVLGRLAAILRDKRVPLEMCPSSNVQTGAVESIENHPFDLLARLRFRVTVNTDNRLMSDTTMSQEMLRLVEAFGYGWSDLERFTINAMKSAFIHFDERLAIIDEVIKPRYAVLIG
- a CDS encoding thymidine phosphorylase, with product MTQFTFDAPTVIRAKRDGGRLSDEAIDWVIDAYTHGRVADEQMSALLMAIFLRGMDRAEISRWTTAMVASGVHLDFSDLRRDGHRLPTVDKHSTGGVGDKITIPLVPVIAACGAAVPQAAGRGLGHTGGTLDKLESIPGFTAELSNAQVRQQLSEIGAAIFAAGELAPADRKIYALRDVTATVESLPLIASSVMSKKLAEGADSLVLDVKVGRGAFLKTEAESRELAATMVELGKAHGVPTLAVLTDMNVPLGRTVGNALEVAESLEVLAGGGPSDVVELTVRLAQEMVELAGLDGVDPAQTLQDGTAMDRFRALVAAQGGDLAAPLPIGAHSETVTAPRSGTMGDIDAMAVGLTVWRLGAGRARPGQRVQFGAGVRIHRRPGEPVAAGEPLFTLYTDTPERIAAAMAELDGGWSIVDGAEPIRPLIIDRIA
- a CDS encoding HNH endonuclease signature motif containing protein: MFDSPAELLTRMGHAARSEAMAAANKLDAIGELYALRLTQHGEREQWAIDTDDAVAAEVAAALRTSVAMGRSNLRYARAMREQLPLVADTFRAGDIDFRLFRVIVYRTELVTDETARAAVDAQLAARARRWQSMTSHRLAAAVDRVVAKVDRDAVRRSREDIADRRFDVTASETGFSYLNGVVFATAGEALDRRLNELAATVCPDDPRTVAQRRADALGALAAGADQLACGCGRAECDLSSARGQRSGVVVHVVANQSALDGSSENPAMVQGNGLIPAEVLRELARSAKLQPLTVPVDAPPEPRYHPSTKLADFVRARDLTCRAPGCDRPATHCDVDHTIPHSAGGPTHASNLKCLCRFHHLLKTFWGWSDKQLPDGTVIWTAPSGHTYVTTPGSALLFPSLTVPTGDLPVPSKRAEDDCGERAAMMPKRRRSRRQERTAGIRAERAGNRRRRDPVPPQPGDEPPPF
- the satS gene encoding protein export chaperone SatS; its protein translation is MAAELVPVRLGVTAGDLYTLWAPRWRDAGDEWEAFLGKDDDLYAFESVADLVAFVRTNTDNDLADHPAWEALAAANAHKLEPRENRHADLIAVEELLADKPTEESVTTLANTLAVVSSIGSVCELPAVTRFFNGNPNLGLVAGGIEQFTGKAGLKRWSNIGDIVARGWDGVLAAIDEVISTPDVDERASKLAADELTEPYEEEIDEEDIADSEDGDEDSESAVEAAPHAAVVLASDEDFWAEVGIDPVRIMTAGGTLYTLRCYFDDRPIFLGRNGRISVFGSERALARYLADEHDHDLSDLSTYDDIRTAATDGSLRVEVTDDNIYVLTGLSDDISDGPDAIDRDQLELAVELVRDVGDYSEEDTVDRLLGDDRSLGKLVNYVLEPDEHPRPGAPYAAAVKEWEELERFVESRLRRE
- a CDS encoding cytidine deaminase codes for the protein MVISVDWNDLRDKATEVYTRAYAPYSKFPVGAAALADDGRIVVGCNVENVSYGLGLCAECAVVCDLVSGGGGRLLALAVVDATGAALMPCGRCRQVLLEHGGPELLIDHAGGPVRLAELLPEAFGPADLARVHREKP